One genomic segment of Hordeum vulgare subsp. vulgare chromosome 2H, MorexV3_pseudomolecules_assembly, whole genome shotgun sequence includes these proteins:
- the LOC123430791 gene encoding F-box/WD-40 repeat-containing protein At5g21040, producing MDFDCNKAGESSAKHCSSICNEGALIQANTLTHWGKAKKWNSLNKLNNPESSHGSLPRVTDPKEDCETGNDATASECSTMCFTDLPSALVCEVLACLDPKGLGVVSCVSTVLQTLATDHQGWKKFYCERWGLPNAPIGPLVPGGVPDGRSWKALFVDREFQSRSFMGRFSVDVLRGHSEDVRTVYLLASANLIFTGGHDSVVRMWNMEEGLLIDESRPFGCTIRAIAADSRLLVTGGSKTFIRCWRAIEGASHLFHLSGIGTTQNSEFRLWGHEGPVTCLALDSTRIYSGSWDMTVRVWDRAEMKCVQKFMHADWVLALAPRGNTVASTAGRDAYVWDIGSGELTTIISNAHVGNAYSVARTHLADMLFTGGEDGAIRLFDVSDISDDENIKPAATWLPHSGPVHSLAFEYPWLVSASSDGRIALIDLRKILTPVNSSKRRFRVKPFDPSNVEPPQRMLHGFGCYLFSIDIGADRIICGGEDGAVRVWNFSEALEIEKKAQALRSLRQENRMRRRKAQVEMNANGRRSEHCSVAMKRNPLKGDKSVTWQIKRAVSDKVKS from the coding sequence ATGGACTTTGATTGCAATAAGGCAGGAGAGTCTTCAGCCAAGCATTGTTCTAGCATTTGCAACGAGGGCGCACTCATCCAGGCAAACACCTTAACTCATTGGGGAAAGGCTAAAAAGTGGAATAGTCTCAACAAATTGAACAACCCGGAGTCAAGTCATGGATCACTTCCAAGGGTTACTGACCCCAAGGAAGATTGTGAAACAGGAAATGACGCAACTGCCTCAGAGTGTAGCACTATGTGCTTCACTGATCTGCCGTCTGCATTGGTCTGTGAAGTCCTTGCGTGCCTTGATCCAAAGGGGCTTGGGGTTGTATCTTGTGTCTCCACAGTTTTGCAGACCCTAGCCACAGATCATCAGGGATGGAAGAAATTCTACTGTGAGAGGTGGGGACTTCCGAATGCTCCCATCGGACCCCTAGTTCCAGGTGGCGTCCCAGACGGGAGGTCGTGGAAAGCATTGTTTGTGGATCGGGAGTTTCAAAGTAGATCATTCATGGGAAGATTTAGTGTGGATGTTCTCCGTGGTCACAGTGAGGATGTACGCACTGTGTACCTTCTGGCATCAGCAAATCTGATATTCACTGGTGGCCATGATTCTGTGGTCCGGATGTGGAATATGGAGGAAGGGCTACTGATTGATGAGTCCCGCCCATTTGGTTGCACTATCCGTGCAATTGCAGCTGACAGTAGGCTTTTGGTAACTGGAGGATCCAAAACCTTCATTCGGTGTTGGAGGGCTATTGAGGGGGCCtcgcaccttttccacctttctgGAATTGGTACTACCCAGAATTCTGAATTTCGCCTATGGGGGCATGAAGGGCCTGTGACTTGTCTTGCCTTGGATTCAACAAGGATTTACAGTGGTTCTTGGGATATGACTGTTCGTGTTTGGGACAGAGCCGAGATGAAGTGTGTACAAAAGTTCATGCATGCTGACTGGGTTTTGGCCCTGGCTCCTCGTGGAAATACTGTTGCCAGTACAGCTGGTAGAGACGCATATGTCTGGGATATTGGAAGCGGTGAGTTGACAACTATAATTTCCAATGCACATGTTGGTAATGCATATTCTGTAGCTCGAACACACCTGGCAGATATGCTGTTTACTGGAGGAGAGGACGGGGCAATTCGCTTATTTGACGTTTCTGATATATCTGATGATGAGAATATTAAACCAGCTGCGACTTGGTTGCCGCATTCTGGCCCTGTTCATTCTCTTGCTTTTGAGTACCCATGGCTTGTTTCTGCCTCTAGTGATGGCAGGATCGCACTAATTGATTTGAGGAAGATCCTGACCCCCGTAAACTCATCAAAGCGCCGATTCAGGGTTAAGCCTTTTGACCCAAGCAACGTAGAGCCTCCACAGAGAATGCTTCATGGCTTTGGGTGCTATCTTTTCTCCATCGACATCGGTGCAGATAGAATCATATGTGGAGGCGAGGATGGCGCTGTCAGGGTCTGGAACTTCTCGGAAGCACTGGAGATTGAGAAGAAGGCGCAGGCTTTAAGGAGTTTGAGGCAGGAGAACCGCATGAGACGGAGGAAGGCACAAGTAGAGATGAATGCAAATGGTAGAAGGTCTGAACATTGCTCAGTAGCCATGAAAAGGAACCCATTGAAGGGTGATAAGAGCGTCACTTGGCAAATCAAGCGTGCCGTCAGTGACAAGGTCAAGTCTTAG